A window from Culex pipiens pallens isolate TS chromosome 3, TS_CPP_V2, whole genome shotgun sequence encodes these proteins:
- the LOC120418894 gene encoding retinol dehydrogenase 13-like, whose amino-acid sequence MSIFRSKAVLGLSAVGTLVGCGALLKDYMQGARFQRPDIRADGKVVVITGANTGIGKETAMALARRGAHVYMACRDLKKCEEARQEIVLETQNGQVFCRECDLASLQSVRKFVKQFKLEQNRLDILVNNAGVMRCPRSLTKEGIELQLGVNHMGHFLLTNLLLDQLKLSAPSRIVVLSSIAHTRAKINVQDLNSVQSYDPANAYEQSKLANVLFTRELAKRLEGTGVTVNAVHPGIVDTDLMRHMGLFNSWFSSFLIKPFVWPFLKSAASGAQTTLHVALHPQLEKVSGQYFSDCAPKDVAEQAKDDQLAKWLWAVSDKWTGTLTGTAAVS is encoded by the exons ATGTCGATCTTCCGAAGTAAGGCCGTCCTGGGCCTCAGCGCCGTCGGAACGCTGGTCGGATGTGGCGCTCTGCTAAA GGACTACATGCAGGGAGCGCGCTTCCAGCGTCCGGATATCCGAGCGGACGGCAAGGTGGTGGTCATCACCGGGGCCAACACCGGAATCGGCAAGGAAACCGCGATGGCGCTGGCCCGGCGAGGAGCCCACGTTTACATGGCCTGCCGGGATTTGAAAAAGTGCGAGGAGGCACGCCAGGAGATCGTGCTGGAAACCCAAAACGGGCAGGTGTTCTGCCGGGAGTGCGACCTGGCATCGCTACAGTCGGTGCGGAAGTTTGTTAAACA ATTCAAACTCGAGCAAAACCGTTTGGACATCCTGGTGAATAATGCCGGAGTTATGCGCTGCCCACGTTCCCTCACCAAAGAAGGCATCGAACTGCAGCTCGGAGTGAATCACATGGGCCACTTCCTGCTCACGAATCTTCTCCTAGATCAACTCAAACTGTCCGCCCCGTCCCGTATCGTTGTCCTGTCTAGCATCGCTCACACCCGGGCTAAAATCAACGTGCAAGATTTGAACAGCGTCCAAAGTTACGATCCCGCCAATGCGTACGAGCAGAGCAAACTGGCGAACGTCCTGTTCACGCGCGAACTGGCCAAACGTCTCGAGGGAACCGGCGTCACGGTCAACGCCGTCCATCCGGGCATCGTGGACACCGACCTGATGCGCCACATGGGCCTGTTCAACAGCTGGTTCTCGAGCTTCCTCATCAAGCCGTTCGTGTGGCCATTCCTCAAGTCGGCGGCTTCGGGGGCGCAAACTACGCTGCACGTGGCGCTTCATCCGCAGCTGGAGAAGGTATCCGGACAGTACTTTAGCGATTGCGCACCGAAGGACGTGGCCGAGCAGGCGAAGGACGACCAGCTGGCGAAGTGGCTGTGGGCCGTTAGCGACAAGTGGACGGGCACGCTGACCGGAACGGCTGCCGTTTCCTGA